The Pleurodeles waltl isolate 20211129_DDA chromosome 6, aPleWal1.hap1.20221129, whole genome shotgun sequence genome has a segment encoding these proteins:
- the ZBTB26 gene encoding zinc finger and BTB domain-containing protein 26: protein MCERSDHLQFKFENYGDSMLQTMNKLRKENKFCDVTVHIDDVEIKGHKIVFAAGSPYLRDRFLLNDEQEVEISILQSSEAGRQLLLSCYTGMLEFPEIELVNYLTAASFLQMSHVVKRCIHALWKFIKPKEPLDSEEKCEQESDSSELKKSDDEIEDQLLQSSPCSPLSEASVDIDDGDIQIVKVETIGEASEKKNPNHIFSSEQSALHGSEPQHSLINSTVENKVNETEENQLQNYDLSDTGSDNMVPEAKEMFGPMNRMMEKGLQWHHQCPKCTRVFRHLENYASHLKLHKLFMCLLCGKTFTQKGNLHRHMRVHAGIKPFQCKICGKTFSQKCSLQDHLNLHSGDKPHKCNYCDMVFAHKPVLRKHLKQLHGKNSFDNANERSFQDVTVDLDS from the coding sequence ATGTGTGAACGTTCTGATCATCTTCAGTTCAAATTTGAGAATTATGGAGATTCAATGTTACAAACCATGAACAAACTGAGGAAGGAAAATAAGTTTTGTGATGTGACTGTGCATATTGATGATGTTGAAATCAAAGGACATAAAATTGTATTTGCTGCAGGATCACCTTACTTAAGAGATCGTTTTTTATTGAATGATGAACAAGAAGTAGAGATCTCCATTTTGCAAAGTTCCGAAGCTGGGAGACAGCTGCTTTTATCCTGTTATACTGGTATGCTGGAGTTTCCAGAAATTGAGCTTGTAAACTACTTAACTGCTGCTAGCTTTCTTCAAATGAGCCATGTTGTGAAAAGGTGTATACATGCCCTTTGGAAGTTTATAAAACCAAAAGAGCCTTTGGATAGTGAAGAAAAATGTGAACAGGAAAGTGATTCTTCTGAACTAAAGAAGAGTGATGACGAGATTGAAGATCAGTTGCTACAAAGTTCTCCTTGTTCTCCATTATCTGAAGCTAGTGTTGACATTGATGATGGTGATATTCAGATTGTCAAAGTGGAGACAATCGGAGAAGCATCTGAGAAGAAAAATCCGAACCATATTTTTTCTTCAGAACAATCTGCCCTGCATGGGTCTGAACCGCAACACTCACTGATAAACTCAACGGTTGAAAATAAAGTCAATGAAACTGAAGAAAACCAACTCCAGAACTATGATCTCTCGGATACAGGCAGCGACAATATGGTACCCGAAGCTAAAGAAATGTTTGGACCTATGAACAGGATGATGGAAAAAGGGCTTCAGTGGCATCATCAGTGTCCTAAGTGCACTAGAGTATTTCGTCATTTGGAAAACTATGCCAGTCATTTGAAACTACACAAACTGTTCATGTGTCTTCTCTGTGGGAAAACGTTCACTCAGAAAGGAAATCTGCACAGGCATATGAGAGTACATGCGGGAATTAAGCCTTTCCAGTGCAAGATATGTGGGAAGACGTTTTCTCAAAAATGCTCGCTGCAAGATCATTTGAACCTTCATAGTGGTGATAAGCCCCATAAATGTAATTACTGTGATATGGTGTTTGCACATAAACCTGTTTTAAGAAAGCACCTCAAACAGCTGCATGGTAAAAACAGTTTCgacaatgcaaatgaaaggagctTTCAAGATGTTACTGTGGACTTGGACTCTTAG